One Flavobacterium cerinum genomic window, CATTGTTGGTTGAAAAAGCCAATAGTATTCCCAATCTTAATCTGATGGCGAGTTATGATCGCAACGGAAGTGTGATGCGTGATTTTGTAGGATTCGGATTCTCGATTGACTTACCCGTTTTTGATCGTAACAAAGGGAATATTATGGCTGCCAGACAGGAAGTCGAAAAAGCAACACTGGGAAGAAAATATAAAGAAGCGGAAATAACAAATGCGCTTATAAAAAGTTGGGAAGATCTGCATCGGGCCGTAGTACTATATGAAAGTATTGATCCGGACTATATTGAAAAACTGGAAAAAATGACAAAAGCGGTTGGTGTTAATTTTTCAAACCGAAACATAAGCCTTATTGAGTTCCTGGATTATTACGAATCGTTTCGGGAAAGCCGCGAAAAGTATTACGAAGCCATAAAAAATATCAGTATAAAAAAAGAAACGATCAATTACCTGATCGGAAGTGAACTGTAAAACGGTAGAAAATGAAAAAATATAGTATAGCATTTCTTGTAATCGGAGCCTTGATAGGAACAAGTTGTAACAACGATAAAAAAGAATTGATCATTGAGAATGAGAAATTTTGCCTGGATCCGAACTTTAAAAAAGGGTTGGAACTGGTAACGGTTACCCGACAAAAAATAACCGAGGGTATCCATCTTACCGGAACCGTAGATGCAAACCCGGATAAAGTAGTCAGCTTTAAAAGTCTTTTTAGCGGTATTGTTTCGGAAACGTATTTCTCCCTCGGTGACAAAGTACAAAAAGGACAATTACTTGCTGAAATAAGCAGTACGGAATACAGCGCACTTCAGGCAGAACTGAAAGGGGTAGAATCCCAGATAAAAGTGGCGGCAACCAAATTGAAATCGGTAAATGCCATGTTTAATGATCAAATGGCATCACAAAAAGAACTGGATGAAGCACAAAGTGAACTGGATATCTTAAAAGCAGAAAAAGCGAGAGTGAGCAGTAATCTTAATCTGTATAGTGCGAGTACCAGCAAAAATGTATTCCAGATAAAAGCACCGGCTTCCGGGATTATCACTGATAAAAACATTGCTGTAGGAATGCAGATTACCGGTGATTCGGATGAACCGTTGTTTACGATTTCCAATCTGGATAAAGTGTGGATTATGGCCAATATCTATGCTTCTAACCTACAGGATGTTAAAACAGGGATGGAGGTTGAAATTACCACCATGTCTTATCCGGATACGGTTTTTAAAGGGAAAATAGCTATCATTTCTCAGGTTTTCGATACAGAAGCGAATGTACTGAAAGCGCGTATTGAACTTGATAATGCCGATTTTAAATTAAAACCGGGAATGCTGGTGGATGTTATGGCATTACAAAAAAGGGAGGATGAGGCAGAGAGTATTCCGGCCGCTGAACTGATCTTCTCTGAAAACGAAAATTATGTGCTGGTATATAAAGGAGATTGTGATATCGAAGTGCGAAAAGTAGACATAATCGCCAAAAATCCGTCAACAGTATTTATAGCAAACGGTATAAAGGAAAATGAAAAAGTAATCGCCAAAAACCAATTGCTCATTTTCAACAGACTTATGCAACACTAATTATCGGTAAGTCTAATTTTTTAATCTAAAACCAACGAAATACAATGCATAAACTTGTAGAAAAAATAGTTTCGTTCTCCCTTAAAAATTCGCTTGTCATTTTCTTCCTTACTTTTTTAGTAGTAGCGGCCGGAATTGTAAGCTATATTCATACACCCATTGAAGCTTTTCCGGATGTTACCAATACGCGCGCCCGAATCATTACACAATGGCCCGGACGTAGTGCCGAAGAAATAGAGAAGTTTATTACACTTCCTGTTATGCGGGAAATGAATACGATCCCTAAAAAATCGGGTGTACGGTCAATATCACTATTCGGGTTGTCGGTTGTAACGGTAACTTTTGAAGATGATGTAGACGATTTTTATGCACAACAGTATGCGGCAAACCGTATACAAAAGATAAAGTTGCCGGAAGGCGCTGAAGCGGAAATCGAACCGCCTTATGGTGCTACCGGTGAAATATTCCGATATGTAATCCGAAGTGAACGACCGGTTAAGGAAATAACGGCTTTACAGGAATGGCTTATAACACGGGAATTGGTATCGGTTCCCGGTATTGCTGATGTGGTGACTTTCGGAGGAGAGGAAAAGATTTATGAAATAAAAATCAATCCGACTCAATTGGCGAATTATAATTTGTCTCCGCTGGATGTATACGAAGCGGTCAGCAAAAGTAATGTTAATGTGGGAGGCGATGTGATTGAACGCGGTGATCAGGCTTATGTAGTACGTGGCGTCGGACTTCTGGAAAGTATTGCTGATATCGAAAATATATTGATTGAAGTAAAAGGAGCTACGCCTGTTATGGTAAAACATGTCGCTGAAGTAGTCATCTCAGCGAAACCGAGATTAGGGAAAGTCGGACTTCAGAATAAAGATGATCTGGTACAGGGAATTGTCGTGATGCTCCGCGGAGAAAATCCAACGGAAGTAATCGCCAGATTAAAAGATAAGATCATTGAACTGAATGATCGTGTTTTGCCTGCCGATGTTAAGATCGAACCGTTTATTGATCGAACGGAACTGGTTGATACAACCGTACATACCGTAACGAAAAACCTTGTGGAAGGGATATTACTGGTTTCGGTTATTGTATTTATATTTCTATACGACTGGAGGACAACATTGATTGTCGCTTCGGTTATTCCGCTGTCCTTTCTTTTTGCACTTTTCATGTTAAGAATACAGGGATTACCGGCTAATCTGATATCGATGGGATCACTGGATTTTGGTTTACTTCTGGAGGGGACATTGGTTATCGTAGAATCCGTCTTTGTAGGCATGGCCGTCAAATCGCATGCTATGGGAGCCGACAGGTTTAACGAAATGAGTAAACTCGGAATTATAAAAAAGAGTGCCAGTAGTGTAGCAACTTATATTTTCTTTGCACTGCTGATTCTTATTGTCGCACTAATGCCGATCTTCTCTTTTCAAAAAGTAGAAGGAAAAATGTTCTCTCCGCTTGCCTTTACATTGGGATATGCCTTATTAGGATCCTTATTATTTAGTCTGACCTATGTGCCGGCGATGTGTAAGGTTTTACTAAGAAAGAATATTGATGAACGGGAAAATAAAATCTCAGCGTTTTTCCGTACAAATCTATTTCGTTTATTTCGTCTTAGTACACGTCATAAAAAAGCAACCTTGTCCGTTTTTGTAGTAATCGTTATCGTATGTGGCGTTCGGTTTGCTTATTATGGTTCGGAATTCCTGCCGAAACTTAATGAAGGATCCATCTACGTACGAGCGACATTGCCTAATAGTGTAAACATTCGGGAAACCTCCGGACTGGCTGATGAAATACGGGATAAGATACGGAACATTAAAGAAGTGAAATTCGTATTGAGTCAGGTTGGACGTCCGAGCGAAGGTACTGATCCGACAGGTTTCTTTAATGTAGAATTTCACATTGAGCTTTTACCGGAAAAAGAATGGGAGCGAAAAGTAACGAAAGAAGATCTGATTACGGAAATCAGAACGATGCTTCAGGTTTATCCGGGTGTTGTATTCGCCTTTAGTCAGCCGATACAGGACAATGTGGAAGAATATGTAGCCGGAGTGAAATCATCGTCGGTCATAAAAATTTTCGGTGACAATCTGCCGGAACTTGAAAAATATGCAGATGAGGTGGCCGGAATTATTAAAAATGTAGAAGGGATCGAAGATGTAAACGTATTCCGTAATATGGGATTACCGGAACTTCGAATCACACTTCACGATCATAAGATGGCGCGTTATGGAATCGATATTGCCGATGCACAGGCTGTTGTTGAAATGGCTATAGGTGGCGCTGCGGCAACGAGTTTCTATGAAAACGAACGTATTTTTGATGTACGCCTGCGATTTGCAAAAGAATATCGGGACAACGAAATTAAAATCGGTGAAATACTAATACCGTCAAAAGATAATAGTAAACGGATACCGTTACGGGAAATAGCGACAATCCAATATATCACCGGTCCTGCTTTTATATACAGAGAAGGCGGCAGCCGATATATCGCAATAGGTTTTGGTGTTGAAGGACGCGACCTCGGTAGTACAATTGCCGATGCCCAAAAAGTAGTAGCAGAAAAGATTAAATTGCCGTCACATAATAAAATGGAATGGGCCGGTGAGTTTGAAAGTAAAGAACGGGCTACACGGCAGTTGATGATGATAGTGCCGATTTCATTACTGCTGATCCTGTTCTTGCTTTATGCGAATTTTAAAGGCAATCTTAAAGATATGCTTATTGCTTCGATGACATTACCGTTTGCTTTTATTGGTGGTTTTGTATCGCTTTGGATAACGAATACCGTTTTTGGAATATCAGCAGGAATCGGATTTATCATACTATTTGGTGTGGCAACGATCGATGGTATTGTACTTATCGGAGTGATGCGGGAAAACATTCAGAACCGTATGCCTTTAAAAGAAGCAATCGCATCGGGTGTACAAAGCAGAATCCGACCAATAGTGATGATCGCTCTTATGGGATCGTTGGGTTTACTTCCGGCGGCATTATCAACGGGAATGGGATCGGAAATCCAAAAACCACTCGCTATTATGATTGTAGGCGGATTGATCATCTGTATGCTACTCTCAATAACGGTGTTGCCGCAAATTTTTTACTGGGTTTACCGGGAAAAGAAACCTCAAAAATAATACTATACAACCGATAAGATAGTACGGTGTATATCACGATTGATACAACATAAAAACTCCTTAATTTTTAAGGAGTTTTTTGTTTTGGATCGGAAAGTAGTATCGGTGTTTTTTATTACTGAACAGCCTCACTTATTTTGTTTAGTAACTCCTGTCTCATTTTGGAGTTCCGGTAATCCAAAAGTAATATAACACCCCAGTTTTTAGCTCTGTTATAAAATAGGATTGATGATTGTCCCATCGAGTCACCGGATTTTAAATAAATCGTGTTTTTATCATCTGTTATAATATTGGTCCCTAATCCCATTTCACGATTTTGGTCTTTATAAGTAGTTTTCTCCGTAAGTAGCGCCGCTTTGCCGATTGCAGTTTTGTCATTTAAGACAGCTTTTAAATAGGCAACCATATCCGAAGCTGTCGATTTTACCAACCCGGCTGGTGCTGTAACATTCCATTCGAAAAATTCCTGAATACCACCATCCGGATTATGACCGGTCGTACGGTTTTTAACATTAAAATCGGTAGTTAATGTATGCGTCATACGTAACGGAGCAATCATTTTCTCCCGGATAATGGTAGCATATGGCTTGTTGTATATTTTCTCCAGTATTTGTCCGAGTAACGTATAACCAACTGTGGAGTAACGATATTTACCATAATCGGTTAATGCTGTACAATTATTGATCATTGATATTAAAGCTTCTTCCGTAAAGGCGCTTATCGGTTGTTGCGGATTGCGTTCTATTAATTGTTTAAAATCCACATCAGGTAAACCGGATTGATGGGAAGCCAGATCCGAAATTTTTATTTTGTGCGTCAGATTCGGATGCAACTGATAGGCTTTCGGCAGGTAGCTGTCGATATAATCATCTATTTTTAATTTATTCTCAACAGCCGCCTGTGCAATTAAATTTGAAGTTAGGATTTTTGTGATAGACGCAATTTCAAATAATGAATTTTTATCGATCTTTTTCGAACTGTCGTTATTTAATTTACCATATGAAACATAGTGTTCATTATTGTTTTGAATAAATCCAACGCTAATTCCTACAGTCGGATTTTTTTGATAATTATCTTTGATTATAGAATCAATCTTTTTAGTGACGTCTTGCCCGAAAGAAATGTTGCTTATTACTAATAGCGCTGTTACGAATTGGAATGGAGTTTTCATTGTACCGTGTTTTTAGGTTAAAAAATGATTTCGGTACAAAGATGTGAGAGAAATAATTGCTGTGCGACCGAATGCATGTAGTCGAACGCATTTGTTTTAAAAAAGGAGTACGAGTATTTAAAAATACAAGTACGAGTAATTACAAAGTGCTGAATTATATGTTTTTACGATAGGAAGTAGGCGTGTGTCCGGTATGCTTTTTAAAAGCCGTATTAAAAGAAGATTTTGAATTAAAACCTACAACATACAGGATTTCGGAAATAGTTATTTTACTTTTTGTCGCATCTTTTAAAATTTCCATAGCATGTTCGATACGATAGCTGTTGATAAAATCATAAAAATGCTGCTCTAGCTTATGATTAATTAAAAGCGATAAGTCGCGGACCGGAATTTCTATCGCATTGGAAATATCCTGAATGGTTAAAGATGGATTCAGGAACGGCTTATCTTCGATCATATACTTCTTTAATTTTAGTAACTCCTGATCGTATATCTCTTCATTTACAACTAACGAATCGTCCTTTTCCTCTTCGAGAATTATATTTTTTACCAGTTTTAACCGGGAATCAATATTTCGGAATAAATTGGGATTATTTAATGCTTTATATAAATACCAGCTAATGATGCATAACTCAATTATAAAAAGCCCGATTTTAAACCATTCGGAGATATGCGGATATTCACTAAATTTAAAAACGTTTTTCAATAGCGCCATGCAATAAAAAGCGGATAATGCCATAGAAAATTGAAACAGCCAGTTTAGGTATTCCAGACTGGCACCGGCATAATTTTCAAGGTATATTTTTTTCACTCTTCTCAGAAGTATAAAAACGGCTGTGAGATACGATATAATTTGGATATGAGTCAGCATGTAGGTGAACTGTATTTCCGGCATACTGCTACTGTTCTTCATAAAACTCATTTTTGCGGCAACATCAACACTATAAAAACGAGGTATTAAGATGAGGTTGACTACTAAAAATGGAATAATATGTAGTAAATGTTTTGGCTTTAGCCTGAAATCAGAATAACAGACAGATAAAACATACAAGTAAAAAGTAGGGAGCTGTAAGAAAAAGAATAAACTTTTAAATATTCTTACATTAAAAGAAGGTGCAAACGAAGGACCTAGATTTACGCTAATGTCAATAGCTGTTAAAATCAGAAAAAAAGCGAAAAGACGATTACTTAATTTATGCTCTGTTTTAACGGTAACTAAAAATAATGACAGAAAAAATGAGATAAAAATTGTGATTACAGTGATTGTAGTCAATAAAGTAATTTTATCCATTAATTGTTTTTTAGTTGTATTATTTTTAATAGGTCGACTTTGTATAAACAATCCGTCATT contains:
- a CDS encoding efflux RND transporter periplasmic adaptor subunit; amino-acid sequence: MKKYSIAFLVIGALIGTSCNNDKKELIIENEKFCLDPNFKKGLELVTVTRQKITEGIHLTGTVDANPDKVVSFKSLFSGIVSETYFSLGDKVQKGQLLAEISSTEYSALQAELKGVESQIKVAATKLKSVNAMFNDQMASQKELDEAQSELDILKAEKARVSSNLNLYSASTSKNVFQIKAPASGIITDKNIAVGMQITGDSDEPLFTISNLDKVWIMANIYASNLQDVKTGMEVEITTMSYPDTVFKGKIAIISQVFDTEANVLKARIELDNADFKLKPGMLVDVMALQKREDEAESIPAAELIFSENENYVLVYKGDCDIEVRKVDIIAKNPSTVFIANGIKENEKVIAKNQLLIFNRLMQH
- a CDS encoding efflux RND transporter permease subunit, which produces MHKLVEKIVSFSLKNSLVIFFLTFLVVAAGIVSYIHTPIEAFPDVTNTRARIITQWPGRSAEEIEKFITLPVMREMNTIPKKSGVRSISLFGLSVVTVTFEDDVDDFYAQQYAANRIQKIKLPEGAEAEIEPPYGATGEIFRYVIRSERPVKEITALQEWLITRELVSVPGIADVVTFGGEEKIYEIKINPTQLANYNLSPLDVYEAVSKSNVNVGGDVIERGDQAYVVRGVGLLESIADIENILIEVKGATPVMVKHVAEVVISAKPRLGKVGLQNKDDLVQGIVVMLRGENPTEVIARLKDKIIELNDRVLPADVKIEPFIDRTELVDTTVHTVTKNLVEGILLVSVIVFIFLYDWRTTLIVASVIPLSFLFALFMLRIQGLPANLISMGSLDFGLLLEGTLVIVESVFVGMAVKSHAMGADRFNEMSKLGIIKKSASSVATYIFFALLILIVALMPIFSFQKVEGKMFSPLAFTLGYALLGSLLFSLTYVPAMCKVLLRKNIDERENKISAFFRTNLFRLFRLSTRHKKATLSVFVVIVIVCGVRFAYYGSEFLPKLNEGSIYVRATLPNSVNIRETSGLADEIRDKIRNIKEVKFVLSQVGRPSEGTDPTGFFNVEFHIELLPEKEWERKVTKEDLITEIRTMLQVYPGVVFAFSQPIQDNVEEYVAGVKSSSVIKIFGDNLPELEKYADEVAGIIKNVEGIEDVNVFRNMGLPELRITLHDHKMARYGIDIADAQAVVEMAIGGAAATSFYENERIFDVRLRFAKEYRDNEIKIGEILIPSKDNSKRIPLREIATIQYITGPAFIYREGGSRYIAIGFGVEGRDLGSTIADAQKVVAEKIKLPSHNKMEWAGEFESKERATRQLMMIVPISLLLILFLLYANFKGNLKDMLIASMTLPFAFIGGFVSLWITNTVFGISAGIGFIILFGVATIDGIVLIGVMRENIQNRMPLKEAIASGVQSRIRPIVMIALMGSLGLLPAALSTGMGSEIQKPLAIMIVGGLIICMLLSITVLPQIFYWVYREKKPQK
- a CDS encoding serine hydrolase domain-containing protein, producing the protein MKTPFQFVTALLVISNISFGQDVTKKIDSIIKDNYQKNPTVGISVGFIQNNNEHYVSYGKLNNDSSKKIDKNSLFEIASITKILTSNLIAQAAVENKLKIDDYIDSYLPKAYQLHPNLTHKIKISDLASHQSGLPDVDFKQLIERNPQQPISAFTEEALISMINNCTALTDYGKYRYSTVGYTLLGQILEKIYNKPYATIIREKMIAPLRMTHTLTTDFNVKNRTTGHNPDGGIQEFFEWNVTAPAGLVKSTASDMVAYLKAVLNDKTAIGKAALLTEKTTYKDQNREMGLGTNIITDDKNTIYLKSGDSMGQSSILFYNRAKNWGVILLLDYRNSKMRQELLNKISEAVQ
- a CDS encoding helix-turn-helix domain-containing protein — protein: MKNSSSMPEIQFTYMLTHIQIISYLTAVFILLRRVKKIYLENYAGASLEYLNWLFQFSMALSAFYCMALLKNVFKFSEYPHISEWFKIGLFIIELCIISWYLYKALNNPNLFRNIDSRLKLVKNIILEEEKDDSLVVNEEIYDQELLKLKKYMIEDKPFLNPSLTIQDISNAIEIPVRDLSLLINHKLEQHFYDFINSYRIEHAMEILKDATKSKITISEILYVVGFNSKSSFNTAFKKHTGHTPTSYRKNI